One stretch of Lagenorhynchus albirostris chromosome 13, mLagAlb1.1, whole genome shotgun sequence DNA includes these proteins:
- the FAM110C gene encoding protein FAM110C, which translates to MRALPALDAPPSERLLSRDSGAPRAQDPAGPTRRSAVERLAADRSKYVRGPPGAGPGPACEGSGPGASEGQAGDPRPPARVPGAVARRAIARKPLRPDSLVIYRQKCEFVRGSGADSPRGGLVKKLFPGPGKDKTPGSPGTSRVGGEGGAGAQEAAPTEPGPVVAPAVPGPSAPPASAPPVRAPSRVTAAPRGPELLGARHRGLQRSQSDLSSRYSASLAEFDTFFQYCGLEPEVVEAIGRENFSAGSDVVALKVRSVSVATSDSGFSRHSGGDEGLQEEELTEQVPSTTSVVERNARIIKWLYTCKKAKETPGQGLQGPA; encoded by the coding sequence ATGCGCGCCCTGCCAGCCCTGGACGCGCCCCCGAGCGAGCGCCTCCTGTCCCGGGACTCCGGGGCCCCCCGGGCCCAGGACCCGGCGGGGCCGACGCGCAGGAGCGCGGTGGAAAGGCTGGCAGCCGACCGCTCCAAGTACGTGCGGGGCCCGCCGGGAGCCGGCCCAGGCCCGGCTTGCGAGGGCAGCGGCCCCGGGGCGAGCGAAGGGCAGGCGGGCGACCCTCGGCCCCCGGCGCGCGTCCCCGGTGCGGTGGCGCGCAGGGCCATAGCGCGGAAGCCGCTGAGGCCGGACTCGCTGGTTATCTACCGACAGAAATGCGAGTTCGTCCGAGGGTCGGGAGCCGACAGCCCCAGGGGAGGCCTGGTGAAGAAGCTCTTCCCGGGGCCGGGCAAGGACAAGACGCCGGGGTCCCCCGGCACGTCccgggtgggaggggagggcggggccgGCGCCCAGGAGGCCGCCCCGACCGAACCCGGCCCCGTCGTGGCTCCCGCGGTGCCGGGGCCCTCCGCGCCCCCGGCTTCCGCCCCGCCGGTCAGGGCGCCCTCCAGAGTTACGGCTGCGCCCCGGGGTCCGGAGCTGCTCGGGGCGAGGCACCGGGGGCTGCAGCGTTCGCAGTCCGACCTCAGCTCGCGCTACTCCGCGTCCTTGGCCGAATTTGACACCTTCTTCCAGTACTGCGGCCTGGAGCCCGAGGTGGTGGAGGCGATCGGGCGGGAGAACTTCTCCGCCGGGTCGGACGTCGTCGCCCTCAAGGTCCGCAGCGTGAGCGTCGCCACCTCCGACAGCGGCTTCTCCCGGCACAGCGGCGGCGACGAGGGGCTGCAGGAAGAAGAGCTCACGGAGCAGGTGCCCAGCACCACCTCGGTGGTCGAGAGGAACGCCCGCATCATCAAGTGGCTGTACACCTGTAAGAAGGCCAAGGAGACCCCCggccaggggctgcagggccCGGCGTGA